The Ziziphus jujuba cultivar Dongzao chromosome 7, ASM3175591v1 genome includes a region encoding these proteins:
- the LOC107425041 gene encoding probable sphingolipid transporter spinster homolog 2 isoform X1, which produces MELGVGRIFVSKITEGASAIRKHRTAITTTTTTTTSKAQLRRQIPIEHSAPMAVVSLKASPPNPSWFTPKRLLLIFCVINLLNYVDRGAIASNGVNGSLGTCTESGICTSGSGIQGDFNLNNFQDGVLSSAFMVGLLVASPIFASLAKSHNPFRLIGVGLSVWTFATAGCGISFNFWSITFCRMLVGVGEASFISLAAPFIDDNAPVEQKTAWLAMFYMCIPSGVALGYVYGGLVGNYLNWRYAFWGEAFCMLPFAILGFVMKPLQLKGLTSGDSDKALTVIETAGPMVEEVSNIDDHVLVASDKGSRPSSVSKLSNLFTRFSKDMKVLLVDKVYAVNVLGYVSYNFVIGAYSYWGPKAGYNIYHMNNADLLFGGITVVCGILGTLSGGFILDSMTATISNAFKLLSGATFLGAIFCFSSFCFKSLYGFIALFSVGEILVFATQAPVNYVCLHCVKPSLRPLSMAISTVSIHIFGDVPSSPLVGLIQDNINNWRVTSLILTAVLFVAAGIWFIGIFLNSVDRFNEDFENQVAANTRGSLEPLLEENRNAGPVDSGES; this is translated from the exons ATGGAGTTGGGAGTTGGAAGAATATTCGTATCCAAAATAACGGAAGGAGCTTCGGCTATACGTAAACACAGAAcagcaataacaacaacaacaacaaccaccaCCTCCAAAGCCCAGCTGAGGAGGCAGATTCCGATCGAACACTCGGCTCCAATGGCTGTAGTCTCGCTCAAGGCCTCACCTCCAAATCCATCATGGTTCACGCCCAAAAG GTTGCTCTTGATCTTCTGTGTGATTAACTTATTGAATTATGTGGATCGGGGAGCAATAGCTAGCAATGGTGTAAATGGTAGCCTTGGGACTTGCACAGAGAGTGGAATTTGTACTTCCGGTAGCGGAATCCA GGGAGATTTTAACTTGAACAATTTTCAAGATGGTGTTCTATCTTCTGCATTTATGGTTGGACTTCTTGTGGCTTCACCAATATTTGCATCATTGGCGAAGAG CCACAATCCTTTTAGACTTATTGGGGTTGGATTATCTGTTTGGACATTTGCTACAGCTGGATGTGGTATCTCATTCAATTTTTGGTCTATTACATTTTGTCGCAT GCTGGTTGGCGTTGGTGAGGCATCTTTCATAAGTCTTGCAGCTCCATTTATCGATGACAATGCTCCTGTTGAACAG AAAACTGCATGGCTTGCAATGTTTTACATGTGCATACCTTCTGGAGTTGCATTGGGCTATGTTTATGGTGGACTG GTTGGAAATTATTTGAATTGGAGGTATGCATTCTGGGGAGAGGCATTTTGTATGCTTCCATTTGCTATCTTGGGATTTGTGATGAAACCTTTGCAGTTGAAAG GTTTAACTTCTGGCGATTCAGATAAAGCATTGACAGTCATTGAAACAGCTGGTCCTATGGTGGAAG AGGTATCAAACATAGATGATCATGTTCTTGTTGCTTCAGACAAGGGCTCCAG GCCGAGTTCTGTATCCAAATTGTCGAACCTGTTCACAAGATTTTCAAAAGACATGAAAGTGCTCTTGGTTGATAAAGTTTATGCTGTCAACGTTTTAG GTTATGTATCATACAACTTTGTTATTGGTGCCTACTCATATTGGGGACCAAAGGCtggttataatatttatcatatg AATAATGCGGATTTGTTGTTTGGAGGGATTACAGTTGTTTGTGGAATTTTGGGGACATTGTCAGGAGGATTCATCCTTGATAGCATGACGGCAACAATTTCTAACGCATTTAAG CTTCTTTCTGGAGCGACTTTTCTAGGTGCAATATTTTGCTTCAGTTCCTTCTGTTTCAAGAGCTTGTATGGTTTTATAGCTCTTTTCTCAGTGGGTGAGATACTAGTTTTTGCAACACAG GCTCCTGTTAATTATGTGTGTCTCCATTGTGTTAAACCAAGTCTGAGGCCACTATCTATGGCTATCTCTACTGTTTCAATTCACATATTTGGTGATGTTCCTTCCTCCCCTCTTGTTGGGCTCATCCAG GATAATATTAACAACTGGAGGGTGACATCCCTAATTCTGACAGCTGTTCTGTTTGTTGCTGCTGGAATATGGTTCATAG GTATCTTCCTAAACAGTGTGGATAGGTTTAATGAAGATTTTGAAAATCAAGTCGCTGCAAATACGAGAGGCAGCCTAGAGCCTTTGCTCGAAGAGAACAGAAATGCTGGTCCAGTTGACTCTGGAGAATCATAA
- the LOC107425041 gene encoding probable sphingolipid transporter spinster homolog 2 isoform X2 gives MELGVGRIFVSKITEGASAIRKHRTAITTTTTTTTSKAQLRRQIPIEHSAPMAVVSLKASPPNPSWFTPKRLLLIFCVINLLNYVDRGAIASNGVNGSLGTCTESGICTSGSGIQGDFNLNNFQDGVLSSAFMVGLLVASPIFASLAKSHNPFRLIGVGLSVWTFATAGCGISFNFWSITFCRMLVGVGEASFISLAAPFIDDNAPVEQVGNYLNWRYAFWGEAFCMLPFAILGFVMKPLQLKGLTSGDSDKALTVIETAGPMVEEVSNIDDHVLVASDKGSRPSSVSKLSNLFTRFSKDMKVLLVDKVYAVNVLGYVSYNFVIGAYSYWGPKAGYNIYHMNNADLLFGGITVVCGILGTLSGGFILDSMTATISNAFKLLSGATFLGAIFCFSSFCFKSLYGFIALFSVGEILVFATQAPVNYVCLHCVKPSLRPLSMAISTVSIHIFGDVPSSPLVGLIQDNINNWRVTSLILTAVLFVAAGIWFIGIFLNSVDRFNEDFENQVAANTRGSLEPLLEENRNAGPVDSGES, from the exons ATGGAGTTGGGAGTTGGAAGAATATTCGTATCCAAAATAACGGAAGGAGCTTCGGCTATACGTAAACACAGAAcagcaataacaacaacaacaacaaccaccaCCTCCAAAGCCCAGCTGAGGAGGCAGATTCCGATCGAACACTCGGCTCCAATGGCTGTAGTCTCGCTCAAGGCCTCACCTCCAAATCCATCATGGTTCACGCCCAAAAG GTTGCTCTTGATCTTCTGTGTGATTAACTTATTGAATTATGTGGATCGGGGAGCAATAGCTAGCAATGGTGTAAATGGTAGCCTTGGGACTTGCACAGAGAGTGGAATTTGTACTTCCGGTAGCGGAATCCA GGGAGATTTTAACTTGAACAATTTTCAAGATGGTGTTCTATCTTCTGCATTTATGGTTGGACTTCTTGTGGCTTCACCAATATTTGCATCATTGGCGAAGAG CCACAATCCTTTTAGACTTATTGGGGTTGGATTATCTGTTTGGACATTTGCTACAGCTGGATGTGGTATCTCATTCAATTTTTGGTCTATTACATTTTGTCGCAT GCTGGTTGGCGTTGGTGAGGCATCTTTCATAAGTCTTGCAGCTCCATTTATCGATGACAATGCTCCTGTTGAACAG GTTGGAAATTATTTGAATTGGAGGTATGCATTCTGGGGAGAGGCATTTTGTATGCTTCCATTTGCTATCTTGGGATTTGTGATGAAACCTTTGCAGTTGAAAG GTTTAACTTCTGGCGATTCAGATAAAGCATTGACAGTCATTGAAACAGCTGGTCCTATGGTGGAAG AGGTATCAAACATAGATGATCATGTTCTTGTTGCTTCAGACAAGGGCTCCAG GCCGAGTTCTGTATCCAAATTGTCGAACCTGTTCACAAGATTTTCAAAAGACATGAAAGTGCTCTTGGTTGATAAAGTTTATGCTGTCAACGTTTTAG GTTATGTATCATACAACTTTGTTATTGGTGCCTACTCATATTGGGGACCAAAGGCtggttataatatttatcatatg AATAATGCGGATTTGTTGTTTGGAGGGATTACAGTTGTTTGTGGAATTTTGGGGACATTGTCAGGAGGATTCATCCTTGATAGCATGACGGCAACAATTTCTAACGCATTTAAG CTTCTTTCTGGAGCGACTTTTCTAGGTGCAATATTTTGCTTCAGTTCCTTCTGTTTCAAGAGCTTGTATGGTTTTATAGCTCTTTTCTCAGTGGGTGAGATACTAGTTTTTGCAACACAG GCTCCTGTTAATTATGTGTGTCTCCATTGTGTTAAACCAAGTCTGAGGCCACTATCTATGGCTATCTCTACTGTTTCAATTCACATATTTGGTGATGTTCCTTCCTCCCCTCTTGTTGGGCTCATCCAG GATAATATTAACAACTGGAGGGTGACATCCCTAATTCTGACAGCTGTTCTGTTTGTTGCTGCTGGAATATGGTTCATAG GTATCTTCCTAAACAGTGTGGATAGGTTTAATGAAGATTTTGAAAATCAAGTCGCTGCAAATACGAGAGGCAGCCTAGAGCCTTTGCTCGAAGAGAACAGAAATGCTGGTCCAGTTGACTCTGGAGAATCATAA